In the Salvelinus fontinalis isolate EN_2023a chromosome 34, ASM2944872v1, whole genome shotgun sequence genome, one interval contains:
- the LOC129833591 gene encoding claudin-4-like translates to MGSAGVQIVCVALGVLGLIGGIVCCAIPRWKVLSFTGQNIVTAQETEEGLWMTCVVQSTGQQQCKSYESLLVLPSDLQASRAMTIISCMVTSLAILILFPGADFTTCVENEDIKPKISLVAGIALLVSGLLLIIPVSWSAHNTIRNFYNPLVAQKMELGTCIFIGWAAGVLLILAGGLLMCFSRAKSGSSGGTAKYYGNSASAPAANKNYV, encoded by the exons aTGGGATCTGCTGGGGTACAGATTGTATGTGTGGCCCTTGGGGTCCTGGGCCTGATCGGGGGCATTGTGTGCTGTGCCATCCCAAGGTGGAAAGTGTTATCATTTACAGGACAGAACATCGTAACGGCACAG gaAACTGAAGAGGGCCTGTGGATGACCTGTGTGGTGCAGAGTACGGGCCAGCAGCAGTGTAAGAGCTATGAGTCCCTGCTGGTCCTGCCATCTGACCTGCAGGCGTCCCGCGCCATGACCATCATCAGCTgcatggtcacctccctggccatCCTCATCTTGTTCCCCGGCGCCGACTTCACCACCTGCGTGGAGAATGAGGACATCAAGCCCAAGATCAGCCTTGTGGCCGGGATCGCCCTGTTGGTGTCTggcctcctcctcatcatccctGTCAGCTGGTCCGCCCACAACACCATCAGAAACTTCTACAACCCCCTTGTGGCCCAGAAGATGGAGCTGGGAACCTGTATCTTTATTGGCTGGGCTGCTGGGGTGCTGCTGATTCTGGCTGGAGGCCTGCTCATGTGCTTCAGCAGAGCCAAATCTGGCAGCTCGGGAGGAACCGCCAAGTACTACGGCAACAGCGCTTCAGCCCCCGCCGCCAACAAGAACTACGTCTAG